Below is a window of Coriobacteriia bacterium DNA.
AGGCGCACCGTTTCGCGATCACCTACCATCGCGACCTGCGCGGCAAGGCTATGACCGCCAGCGTGCTCGACGAGGTAGAGGGCGTCGGCCCTAAGCGCAAGAAGGCGCTGCTCAAGGCTTTCGGCTCCGTAAGAAGGCTGCGCGCCGCCTCTGTCGACGAGATCGCCGCCGTCCCTGGCGTCCCTCGGCAGCTTGCTGAGTTGCTTGCCGAGACACTCGCGGCTGATAACGTAGCGGCTACAGGGGAAACTGCAGCTGTGGAGCATGCGGGCGATTCGCTCGGCGTGGCCGAGACCGACGGGGGAGAGTAGTGGATCCGTACACACCAGGGGGCCGCAGGAGCGAGCAGACGCCACCGCGTCGCCAGGTGGCCACGCCGTACCGAAGGACCCGAGGGCGCGGCTATCGCACTCCGATCATCGTGGGCGCGGTTGTCGCCTTGGTGGCTGTCGTGGCGGTGGGCGCGTACTTCGGCATGAGAGCGATCACGAAGCCAACGGGTGATGTTGCGCTGCAGCAGGCGCCCGCCTCGAGCGCAGCGCCGGCCGCCTCGGCCCGCGCGACCGCAGTCACCGGCAAGGGTGGCGCCTCGGTAGTGACAAGCGGGACGTCCAGCGGGAGTTCGTTGTCAGGGGTCGCTTGGCGCGATGCCGACCCCGCGTGGATCAAGCCGTTCCTCGGCAAGTACATCGACGGCTTCACGCCCAAGCCTGGCTACAAAGCCGTGGCGCTCACCTTCGACGACGGCCCCAACGGCGAAACGCAGTACGTCATCGATACGCTGAGCAAGTACGGCGGGCAGGCGACGTTCTTCGATACGGGCAGAAAGCTCGAGAAGAGCTGGGCGAAGTGGCAGCCGTCGATCATCTACAAAGCGGGCTTCGAGCTGGGCAACCACACGCAACACCACACGCTGCCGGACGGCATCTCCTCGATGTGGCACCGCAGCTACGCCACGGATCTCGCCGAGATCAACGGCCCCGACGCCATCATCAAGGCCGACGGGGGCGGGATTCCCACGGTGTGGCTTCGCCCGATGGGTGGCATGATCGATGCGACCGGCATCAAGGCCGCCGTCGCAACCAACCACCTCGTCATCAACTGGACGATCGACAGCAACGACTCACACGGCGGAACCAAGACGCCGGACTATCTCTACAACGAGGTCACGAGCAACATCAAATCGGGAGATGTCGTGCTCATGCACGTCACGCATCCCGAGAGCATGGCCGCGTTGCCTCGTATCGCCGCGACGCTGAACCAGCGCGGCTTGAAGATGGTCACCCTCTCGGAGCTAGCCCAGCACTCGACCGGCGTCATCACGCAGAGAATCCCCAACTAGCGGCTGGCCGACTACAACGCTCCGCACGGCCGGTTGATGTGCGGAACAATCCCTCTGTGGCCGTGCGCATTGCGCACGGTGAAGCGACCGCCGGGGGGACGGAAGTCGCAGTGGGGGATGCACTCGGTCGTGCGCAGGCGCGCAAGGAGCTCGGCCAGATCGACTTCCCACTCGATCAATTGGCTCGCGCTGTCGAGCGTGGCGAGGTGCGCCGAGCCTCCCACGACGTCATGGCACCCAGCTATCTCGCCCGTCGCGCTGAAGTAGTTCGCGTCCTCATCGGCGAGCCTGCGGTGCCCGAGCCCGAGTGGTTGCCGCACGAGGAGGCGGGGGAAGAGGTTCTGCCGAGCGTCGCCGCCGAGCAGCCCCGACCAGCTCCGCGCGCCGCCAAGTCCCCCAAGCCGGTCCGCCATCGCGGGGAGCGTCAGCGTCAGTTCATCGGCGAGACTCGAGCCCGGCTGACAGACAGTTTCGAGAACTGGCGATAGCGCCTCCGCTCCGACGTACGGGCGGTATACTGGTGCTCGCCGCCCTCAACTCCGCCGCCGAAGGAGCCAGATGACCGACTCCTGTCCTATCGACGACCTGCCTGAAGAGCCCGAAGCCCCGGACGACCGCGCCGAGCTCGTCGTGATCACGGGGATGTCGGGCGCCGGACGCAGCGAGGCGATCCACACGTTCGAGGATCTCGGCTACTTCTGCATCGACAACCTGCCTCCCAGCTTCATCCCGCAGCTCGTCGACCTCGCCGAGCTGCCCGGCAGTACCGCCCGTCGCCTCGCGATCGTCTGTGACGTGCGCGGGCACAAGTTCTTCGACCAGCTCGCCGGTGAGATCTCGGCGCTAGAGGCGCGCGGCATCGACGAGCGCGTACTCTTTCTCGAGGCCGACGATGCCACCCTGCTGCGCCGGTTCAAGGAGACGCGTCGGCGCCACCCCATGTGCGACGACGGCGAGTCGGTCATCACCGGCATCCAGTCCGAGCGCCGCGCGCTCGACGACATCCGCACGCGCGCCGACATCGTTATCGACACGAGCGACTTGCGACCGGCCGACCTACGCGCCGAGATCCGCGACCGCTTCCTCGCCGACAATCTCAGCTCGACGCTTTCGGTGACGGTCTACTCGTTCGGCTTCAAGTACGGTGTGCCCGTCGACGCCGACATCATCATGGACGTGCGCTTTCTGCCCAACCCGCATTACGACCCGCTACTGCGCCCCTTCACCGGGCTCGATGCCCCGGTTCGCGAGTTCGTGCTCTCCAAGCCCGAGACGATGACGTTTCTCGACCGCTGGCTGCCGTTGCTCGACGACGTCGTGCCGGGCTACGTGCTCGAGGGCAAGCACCACCTCGCGATTGCGCTTGGCTGCACGGGCGGCATGCACCGCTCGGTCGCGCTCGCCGAGGCAACCGCCACGCACCTGCGCGCTCGTGGCTACCGCGTTGCGGTCAGCCACCGCGACATCGGTCGCGATCGGGAGGTACGGTGAGCGTCGGCGCCGGCCGCAAAGCGGTGGCGATCGGCGGGGGAACGGGTCTTCCAGCAGTCATCCACTGCCTTCTCGACCTCGGGTTCGACACGTCCGCTGTCGTCACCATGGCTGACGATGGTGGCTCCTCGGGCCTGCTGCGGCGTCAGCTGGGCATGCTGCCGCCTGGCGACATTCGTAACTGCCTCGTGGCGATGTCCGACGATGAGCACGGACTCGCGGCTCAGGTGTTCCAGTACCGGTTCCCTGACGGCGGAGACGGCCACGTGGGCCACGCTTTGGGCAACTTGATACTCGCGGCAGTTGCCGACATCACGGGCTCATTTCCCGAGGCCATCGCGCACGCCTCGAACTACCTCCACGTGCGAGGAGCTGTGCTACCGTCCACGCTCGCCGACGTCTCGCTTCACGGCATCGACCGCACTGGCGAGGCGCACAGCGGCCAAGCAACGCTGGCCGTCAGTCCGCACCCGCTCGCACGCGTGCGCCTCGATCCGGCCTCGCCTGCGGCCTACGAGCCCGCGCTCGACGCCATCCGCGAGGCCGACGTGATCGTGATCGGCCCGGGGTCGCTCTACACCAGTCTCATCCCGAACTTCCTCGTCGCAGGGCTCGCTCAGGTTGTACGTGACTCCTCGGCGAAGCGGGTCTACGTGTGCAACGTCGCCAACATGCGAGGCGAGACACACGGCTTGGACGCCGCCGATCACGTTGCCGCACTCGCCGAACACGGACTCATGGGTGCCGTTGACCTGGTTCTTGTCCACGACCCATGCCTGCACGGTCCCAGCGTGTGCGATGATGGCGCGGTCGAGTCGGTCGTAGCGGACGAGGCAGTCCGGGCGCGCATCGAAACATTGGGGCCGCGCGTGATTGCAGCCGATCTCGCCGACGAAAACGATCCTGTCCGCCATTCGCGCGTGGCACTGTGTCGCGCTCTTGAGGGAGTGGTCTCCTAGGATGTCTTTTACCGCCGAGGTGAAAGACGAGCTTTCCCGCATCGAGCCGAAGAGGGCGTGCTGCCTCAAGGCCGAGCTTGCTGCCCTCGTGCGCATCGAGGGCACGCTGCATATCACCGGCCCCAACCGCTACCGCCTCGAGGTTGCGACCGAGACCGCGCCGGTCGCCCGAGCGGTCATCAAGCTGCTGCACGGCGTCTACGGCCTGAAGACCGAGCTCACCGTGCGTCGGAGCGTGCTGCACAAGACCAACAACTACCTCATCACGGTACCCAGCCAGACCAAGCTCGCCGGAGCACTCTCCGAACTCGGGATTCTCGGGGAGAACGGCTTCTCGCTCGGAATCGATGCCAAACTGGTCAAGAAGGACTGCTGCGCGATCAGCTATCTGCGCGGCGCGTTTCTCGGCGGGGGATTCGTTGCCGACCCGCACGGCGACTTCCACTTCGAATTGACGGCCGAGACCGAGCAGCTCGCCGACGACCTCGTCGCGCTCATGGGCCGCTTCGAGATTCCGGCGCGCGTGGCCAAGCGTCGTGGCACCTTCGCCGTCTACCTCAAGGGCGCCGAGCCAATCGTGACGTTCCTCGCACTCGTGGGCGCACATCGCGCACTTCTGCGCACGGAAGACGTCCGAATCATCAAGTCGATGCGCAACGACGTTAATAGACTGGTGAATGCGGAGATAGCAAACCAACAGAAAACCGCAGAGGCGGCGCTCACGCAGATCGAGGCGATCGAGGCGTTGGCGCTGGTTCCAGGGCTCGAGAACCTGCCGCCCGCGCTGCGCGAACTCGCTGAGTTGAGGCTGGCAAATCCCGATGTATCGCTGCGTGAGTTGGGCGAGCTTGCGGACCCGCCGCTGACCAAGTCCGCTGTGTATCATAGGGTCCGCCGCATCGAAGAACTGGCGGCCGAGGAGGCTGGCGTAACCTCGTCCGATGAGTAGTTTGGTCTTCACGCGCGTCCTGTGTGCGCGCATCCGTCACACGCGATCGCAATGGCGCGATCGCCAGTCCGAGGAGGGATGAGTTTGACTATCAAAGTCGGCATCAATGGGTTTGGGCGTATCGGTCGCAACGTGTTTCGCGTCATGGAGAACGACCCGGAGCTCGAGGTCGTTGCAGTCAACGACCTGACTGACCCCAAGACCCTCGCGCATCTGCTCAAGTACGACTCGATCCACAAGAAGTTCGGCCACAAGGTCGAGGTCGTTGAGAACGGATTCAAGGTCCATGCGATTGAGCATGGCGGTCAGACGATGGGCATTACGCGCGTCGTCAAGGTCTTCTCGGAGCGCAATCCCGCCGATCTTCCCTGGGGAGAGCTCGGCGTGGACCTGGTGGTGGAGTCGACCGGCTTCTTCACCGACGCGCTGAAGGCTAAGGCGCACATTGATGCTGGCGCCAAGCGCGTCATCATCTCGGCACCGGCGTCTAACGAGGACATCACAATCGTCATGGGCGTCAACGACGACCAGTACGATCCGGAGAAGCACTTCATCGTCTCCAACGCCTCGTGTACGACCAACTGCCTCGCGCCGTTCGCCAAGGTGCTTCGTGACTCGTTCGGTCTCAAGCAGGGCTTCATGAACACGATCCACAGCTACACCAACGATCAGGTCATCCTGGACTTCCCGCATAAGGACCTGCGACGCGCACGCGCCGCTGCGATGTCGATCATCCCGACGTCGACCGGTGCCGCCAAGGCTATCGGCCTCGTGCTTCCGGACTGCAAGGGCAAGCTCGACGGCATGTCGATGCGCGTTCCGACTCCAGACGGCTCGGTCGTCGACCTCGTCGCAGAGCTTGAGACTCCCGCGACGAAGGAAGAGATCAACGCCGCGATGAAGGCGGCCGCCGACGGTCCGATGAAGGGCTACCTCGAGTACTGCGAGGACCCCATCGTCTCCATCGACGTCGTGGGCAACCCGGCATCTTCGGTCTACGACTCACTCATGACGATGGTCATGGGCGGGGGCTCGGGCACGTTCGTGAAGTGCGTGTCCTGGTACGATAACGAGTGGGGCTACAGCAACCGCGTTAAGGACCTGGCCAAGAAGATGATGGCGTAGGCACGCAGCAGTCAGTCACCGTGGCGGGGCCCTGGACACTCCGGGGCCCCGCCGACGCGTAGGGTCGGAGGGCCGATGTTTTCCAAGAAGACCGTCAAGGATGTCGACGTCAAAGGCAAGCGCGTGCTGGTGCGCGTCGACTTCAACGTGCCGATCGCCGATGGAGCCGTCACCGACGACACACGCGTGCGTGCGGCCTTGCCGACCATCCGGTACCTGATCGACCACGGGGCCAAGGTCATCCTGTGCTCGCACCTCGGGCGTCCTAAGGGAGAACCGGACCCGCAGTACTCGCTGCGTCCCGTGCGCCGCGTGCTGCAGCGCCTGATCGGGCGCAACGTCATTTTCGTCGACGACATCGTGGGCGCCGATGCCCAGGAAGCCGTCACGCGCATGGTTGACGGCGAGATTCTCATGCTCGAGAACGTTCGCTTTGCCCCGGGCGAGAAGTCCAACGACCCGGCGTTCGCCAAGGCGCTCGCCGCGCTCGCAGACATCTACGTCAATGACGCGTTCGGCGCCGCACATCGCGCTCATGCCTCTACCGCCGGCGTCGCAGAGTTCCTGCCGGCGTACGCTGGGCTGCTGCTCGCCCGGGAGATCGAGACACTGACTGGGATGCTCACCAACCCCGAGCGCCCGTTCGTCGCGATCCTCGGAGGGAGTAAGGTCTCGGACAAGTTCGGCGTCATCGACAAGCTGATCGACGTGGTCGATGCGCTGATCATCGGCGGCGGCATGGCCTTCACGTTCCTGGTCGCCAAGGGCCTCGGCATCGGCAAGTCGATCGTCGAGCCCGACTGGGTCGAGCCCGCCAAGGCGATGCTCATCAAAGCCGAGGCGAAGGGCGTCGACATCCTGCTGCCCGTCGACTTCGTTCTCGCCGACACGTTCGCCGAGGACGCCGAGACCCGCATCGCGGGCCGCGAGGAGATTCCGGCCGACATGATGGGCCTCGACATCGGACCCGCCTCAACCGAGCTGTTCAAGGGTGCGATCTCCGATGCCCGGACCATCTTCTGGAACGGCCCGATGGGCGTCTTCGAGATGACACCGTTCGAGACCGGCACCAAAGAGGTCGCTCTTGCGGTCGCGCGCAACAACCGCGCGGTCTCTGTCGTGGGAGGTGGCGATTCGGTCGCCGCGCTGAAGAAGTTCGATCTCGAGGAGCGCGTCACGTTCGTTTCCACCGGCGGTGGTGCGAGCATGAAGCTGCTCGAGGGGGCAAAGCTACCGGGCCTCGAAGCCCTGCTCGACAAGTAACGCTCCGGCGGACGAAGCCGCCGGCGCGTCCGCGGGTTTGAGCAGCCGAGCTTCGCTCGCTGCTCAACTCTCGGCACACAACACAGAAGGAGTAGCTCATGGGTCGCAAGCCGATGATTGCGGGCAACTGGAAGATGTACAAGACGCCGGGCGAGGCCGCTGTGCTCGCGCAGCAGATCGACGACCTGCTCGGCGAGGACAAGGGACTGTCCCAGCTTGTCGAGGCTGTCGTGTGCCCGCCGTTTGTCGACCTGAAGCCGGTAGCAACCGTCATCGAGTTCGACAAGTCGTCGCTGAAGTTGGCCGCCCAGAACGTCTACTGGGAGACCGAGGGCGCTTTCACCGGTGAGGTTTCGGCGCCCATGCTGGTCGATGTGGGTTGCGACTACTGCGTGGTCGGTCACTCGGAGCGCCGCGAGTACTTCGGGGAGACCAACGAGACCGTGAATCGCAAGGTCAAGGCGCTGCTGACGGCCGGTATCACACCCATCGTCTGCTGCGGCGAGACGCTCGAGACCCGCGACGCAGGCGAGACCGACACGTTCGTCCGCAACCAGATTCGCACCGGCCTTGATGGCATCACCGCCGAGCAGGCCGCCGCGCTCGTCATCGCCTACGAGCCTATCTGGGCCATCGGCACCGGTCGCACGCCCACCCCGGAAGCCGCCAACGACGTCTGTCGCTCGATCCGAGCGACTGTGGGCGCCTGCTTTGGCCCTGATGCAGCGCAGAGCGTGCGCGTGCTCTACGGCGGCTCGGCCAAGCCCGAGAACATCATGCTGTTCATGCCGGAGCCAGATATCGACGGCGCGCTCGTCGGTGGGGCGGCACTTGTCGCCGACTCGTTCTATCGCATGGTCAAGACGGCGGGAGACTTCGCCTAGTGCCCAAGAACCTGCCCGCTCTGCTCGTCATCATGGACGGTTTCGGCGAGGCCGCGGCCGTCCCTGGCAACGCCATCGAAGCGGCCAACACGCCCAATCTCGACGCGCTCTTCGCCAAATGGCCCAGCACCACTCTCGAGGCGTCGGGTCTGGCTGTTGGCCTGCCCGTCGGCCAGATGGGCAACTCGGAGGTCGGGCACCTCAACATCGGCGCTGGTCGCGTCGTCTACCAGGAGCTCACCCGCATCAACCTTGCGGTCGAGGACGGTTCGCTCGTCAAGAACCCAGTGCTCTCCGCAGCCATCGACGGCGCCGTTGCCGACGGCAGGGCTGTCCACTTCATGGGCCTGCTGTCCGACGGTGGCGTTCACAGCAGCCGAGACCATCTCTACGCGCTCGTCCGCATGGCTCACGCGCGTGGTGCCGAGCGCATCTACGTCCACGCCTTCCTCGACGGCCGCGACGTCCCGCCAAGTAGTGGCTTGCAGTTCGTCCGCGACGCGGAGGCGTTCCTCGCCGAGCAGCGCGTCGGGCAGATCGCGACGGTGATGGGCCGCTACTACGCGATGGACCGCGACAATCGCTGGGACCGTGTCGAGAAGGCATGGCGCGCGATGGTTCTCGGCGAGGGCATGGCGCAAGGCTCGGCGAGCGAGGCCGTACAGGCCAGTTACGACGCGGGACTGACCGACGAGTTCGTCGTTCCCGCGGTGTGCGCGCCGGTCCGCGTGGAGGACGGCGACGCGCTCGTCTTCTTCAACTTCCGTCCGGACCGCGCACGCGAGATCACGCGCGCCTTCGTCGACCCCACGTTTGAGGCCTTCGAACGCCCCGTCTTTCCGCATGTGCGATTCGTATGCCTCACCGAGTACGACCCGACCATTCCGGCTCCGGTCGCATTCGCCAAAGAGTTCCCCACGCATGTCCTGGCCGATGCGCTCGCCGATCACGGTCTGCGGCAACTCCACATTGCGGAGACCGAGAAGTACGCGCACGTGACGTTCTTCTTCAACGGCGGCGCTGAGACGCCGAAGCGAGGCGAGACGCGGGTTCTGGTCGCAAGTCCTAAGGTCTCAACGTACGACCTGCAACCTGAGATGAGCGAGCCCGAGGTGACCCGCGAGCTGTGCGCGGCAATCGATCGCGGTGATGCCGACGTCTACATCGTGAACTTCGCGAACTGCGACATGGTGGGCCATACCGGCATGTTCGACGCGACGGTCAAGGCGGTCGAGGCTGTGGACGCTGGCGTGGGCGCGGTTGTCTCGGCGATTCGCGCGCGTGGTGGGGTGGCGCTCATTACGGCCGACCACGGGAACGCCGAGGCAATGGTAGACCCGGACGGCCATACGCCGTTCACCGCGCATACGCTGGACCCAGTGCCGTTCATCGTGGTCGCAGATGGCGTGCGTGATCTCGACGCGGGAGGCAAACTCGCGGATGTGGCACCGACGTTGCTCGACCTGATCGGCGTCGAAAAGCCGACTGAGTGGACGGGACGCTCGCTGCTGCTATACTGATTCACCGCGTCTGCCCCGCGTGCGGTGCGGCGCGCAAAAACGATCCATACATCGCCAAGGAGTTCTTCGTGAAGACGTTTCTGCTGGTAATCGGTCTCATCGTTTGGGCGATCTCTTCGATCGGCCTGATCATCTTCGTGCTTCTGCACTCGGGCAAGGGCAGTGGACTTTCAGACATGCTGAGCGGTTCGATGTCGCCCACGTCGACCGGCACGAGCGTTATCGAGAAGAACCTCGACCGCATCACAATCGGCTTTGCCGTAGCGTTCGGCGTGAGCCTGGTTCTGCTCATGGTCGTGTATCCCAAGTAGTCTCTGACCACACGCTGGTCTGTCGACGCCGCGTCTCATGCAGGGTGAAAACCCGCTTGGGCGTGGCGCTATTCATTTTCGGTATGGATGTATCCAGTGGTTGTACTTGCCAGTCGGTTGCTGCTGCGCGACACTCATATCGGCACGTCATGCCGTGACGCTCTTGCGGCGTACCCGTGTTGAGGTGGGCTGTTGCCCCGCGTGTTTCTCCGGGTGGCAGAGCTAGGTCAAGAAGCTTGTTCCTCAGGGAAGGGAGGCACAGAGGTGCATCGGTATCTCAAGAAGACCGCCGCCGTAATGCTGTCGGTCATCATGGTCGTGGCCTTGGCTGGCGTCGCTGGCTGCGCGCCCTCGACGTCGACTTCGGGCGGCACGAGCTCGACCGCGTCGGGTCCGGTCAAGGGTGGAATGCTCTCGTTCTACATCGGTGAGCCGGAGGCCATCGACCCGTTCAACGCCCAGGAGTCTGAGGGCGTGCAGGTCACCCAGTCCCTCTTCGACAGCCTCACGGCTGTCAACCCCACGACCGGCAAGGTCATTCCTGCGGCAGCGGACAGCTGGTCGTCAGACGCGTCGGCGACCGTATGGACGTTCAAGCTCCATCCGGGCGCGAAGTTCGCCGACGGTGAGCCCGTCACGGCGGCAGATTTCGTTTACGCGTGGAACCGGATTGCCGAGAGCGCGTCGAAGGATGCAACGAACCCGTCGCAAATCTCGTATCACCTCTCGCCGGTTGTCGGCTACGACGAGGCCAATTCCAAAGGCACGCCAATGTCGGGCGTGAAGGCCATCGACGACACGACGCTGCAGGTCACCCTCCAGTATCCGTTCGCAGACTGGCCCTACGTCTGCTCGCACCCGGCGCTTGCGCCAGTGCCACAGAAGCTCGTTGAGAACGGCGTCCCCTACAACGGCAAGACCGTTCCGTTCGACCAGATGCCGGTTGGCAACGGGCCGTTCAAGATGTCGGCGCCATGGGTGCACAACCAGTACATCAAGGTCGTGCGCAACGACGACTACTACGGCACGAAGGCTCACCTTGACGGCGTCGACTTCAAGATCTTCGCCGATCTTGACACCGCGTACCGTGAGTTCGAGGCCGGTAGTCTCGACTTCACCCAGATCCCGTCGGGGCAGGTCGCAGCCGCGAAGCAGAAGTATGGCGTTGCCGCCGACGGCTACACCGTCGATCCCGGCCATGGCGTGCTGCTTGGCCCCGAAGCGGCCATCTACTACCTGTCGTTCGACATGAAGAAGGCGCCGCTCGACAACCTCAATGTCCGCAAGGCCATCTCGCTTGCGATCAACCGCGACGCGATCAACCAGGCGGTGTTCGAGGGTACGCGCAAGGCCGCGGGCAGCTACGTGCCTCCTGGGATTCCCGGCTACGAAGACAACCAGTTCCAGTTCTCGCACTACGACATCGCCGCAGCCAAGCAGGCGCTTGTCGACGCTGGGTACCCCGGTGGCAAGGGCCTTCCGACGCTCGAGCTGGCGTATAACTCCGGGGCGGGTCACGCGCAGGTTATGGCGCTCGTCCAGTCCGATCTGAAGGCGATCGGTGTCAATACGAAGACCTACACGCTCCAGGGCGCGCAGTACTGGCCCTACCTGACGACCACGAAGTTCCAGGTCGCGCGTGACGGTTGGATCGCCGACTACCCGATCATAGACAACTTCACGAATCCGATCTTCAACTCCACCGCCGACAACAACCACTCGCACTACTCGAACCCGCAGGTTGACGCGATGATCCTGAAGGCGCGCTCGACCACGGATGAGGCCGCTCGAATCGCACTGTATCAGCAGATCCAGAAGATGGTCGGCGACGATGCCCCTGTGGCGCCGATCGTCTACTACGCCCACAACCGTGTCGGCGCGAACCGGGTCAACAACCTGTTCTACGACAACATGGGCTTGGCGCACTTCGACATCGCCTGGCTGACCGGCGGCGGGAAGTAGCGCTATCAGGAATCAGGTCGGATCGCATGACGATGGTGGCGAGGTGCCTCTTCGGGCCTCGCCACCATTCGCGAAACCGACGCCCACTATTTAGCGAGGTCACGTAGTGTTCCAGTACATAGGCAAGAGGTTGTTGCAGTTTGTGCCGGTGTTTCTCGGCGTGACACTGTT
It encodes the following:
- a CDS encoding peptide ABC transporter substrate-binding protein, with product MHRYLKKTAAVMLSVIMVVALAGVAGCAPSTSTSGGTSSTASGPVKGGMLSFYIGEPEAIDPFNAQESEGVQVTQSLFDSLTAVNPTTGKVIPAAADSWSSDASATVWTFKLHPGAKFADGEPVTAADFVYAWNRIAESASKDATNPSQISYHLSPVVGYDEANSKGTPMSGVKAIDDTTLQVTLQYPFADWPYVCSHPALAPVPQKLVENGVPYNGKTVPFDQMPVGNGPFKMSAPWVHNQYIKVVRNDDYYGTKAHLDGVDFKIFADLDTAYREFEAGSLDFTQIPSGQVAAAKQKYGVAADGYTVDPGHGVLLGPEAAIYYLSFDMKKAPLDNLNVRKAISLAINRDAINQAVFEGTRKAAGSYVPPGIPGYEDNQFQFSHYDIAAAKQALVDAGYPGGKGLPTLELAYNSGAGHAQVMALVQSDLKAIGVNTKTYTLQGAQYWPYLTTTKFQVARDGWIADYPIIDNFTNPIFNSTADNNHSHYSNPQVDAMILKARSTTDEAARIALYQQIQKMVGDDAPVAPIVYYAHNRVGANRVNNLFYDNMGLAHFDIAWLTGGGK